A genomic window from Glycine max cultivar Williams 82 chromosome 17, Glycine_max_v4.0, whole genome shotgun sequence includes:
- the LOC100793139 gene encoding rab escort protein 1 has product MYLIIVVFSYPSIDPVNFDLIIVGTALSECVIAVAASVVGKTILHLDPNSFYDSHFASLSFHNLTSYLTSPHSLPSAATVVASSNSDDIVVVDLVHQPFYTDAETATYDESVFLSENLRKFNIDLGGPRALFCADKTIDLLMKSGAAQYLEFKGIDESFVYEANAGLVNVLDSRGMIFRDKKLSLEEKNQLIRFFKLVQ; this is encoded by the coding sequence ATGTACCTCATCATCGTCGTCTTCTCCTACCCTTCCATTGACCCCGTCAACTTCGATCTCATCATCGTCGGCACTGCCCTATCGGAATGCGTCATCGCAGTCGCCGCCTCTGTCGTCGGCAAAACCATCCTCCACCTTGACCCCAACTCCTTCTACGATAGCCACTTCGCTTCCCTCTCCTTCCACAATCTCACTTCCTACCTCACTTCCCCGCACTCCCTCCCCTCTGCTGCAACTGTCGTCGCATCTTCCAACTCTGACGATATCGTTGTCGTCGACCTTGTCCACCAACCCTTCTACACCGACGCGGAAACCGCAACCTACGATGAATCCGTGTTTCTTAGCGAAAATTTACGAAAATTCAACATTGATTTGGGAGGTCCGAGGGCGTTGTTCTGCGCGGACAAGACGATCGATCTGTTGATGAAATCAGGCGCGGCACAGTATTTGGAGTTCAAAGGAATCGACGAGAGCTTCGTCTATGAAGCGAATGCGGGTTTGGTGAACGTGCTGGATTCTCGAGGAATGATTTTCAGAGACAAAAAGCTTTCGCTGGAAGAGAAGAACCAGTTGATAAGGTTCTTCAAGCTGGTTCAGTAG